The Acipenser ruthenus chromosome 27, fAciRut3.2 maternal haplotype, whole genome shotgun sequence genome includes a window with the following:
- the LOC117432126 gene encoding AP-5 complex subunit beta-1 isoform X1 produces MIASLQGDSAMAAPNPEGWPQRVAAFSCSPSHFLSSTTPEDFLSDLLQDLKDDKVSESTKVLMLGPLQEHPTILCPSPQVGEQTAVSLLGIFSRTAHTPKSVNLKCHLMLSIATVLISTSFVKQGVKVAEGFLDLLFQTAQDTNDQKHGGMFRPLRAIACDCLREMETCCPGLLSHKLEALYSLKQQEMTPLHQAYTLLYGVALRNAVHCLTLQKDVMDGDLKKLLASNEGFAWKATEKPLELVQLTTMSQIPVLPSNVETKELKSVVSLLLEECYLLTPVTQAALLRELTQVVSMVQSLSPAIFKSQLLRLFGTVEISLLHSTLQMKGTFTDSLFTAEDENFLLKRLVGMAQHPLLSTPQKLFYIECILHFPENRPISSNGEESLPVLVTPRMVASLFPTVFNDSSTMLSRLNILSLVYLEDDEEEGIGYIFDHLMALHKIVDHHGTREMTTTFFRAVYIFMQNFYLNEKYTTDLIESLSELYRRHYTLAPNLINLVDSTQRLLEDSSWPTDLLKALQMLIVELPLEHLIHQNLYWHLKVLGRVAKEEQASQRSTVRFLLNLLINSSLCGLGDWRIGNALLSVCRNLLQHPNLDQVFIELADLLQFMMHNFEDVDIQDHARFYYTLLTNLSKEKLSGVLNMGTGESQAKIRSLSSIMAESEELSSCLTVHRTRQPVLKLVKLSEDGISKPDHSSSGPEDSTPDVDLLKVYQNQFLNPEFASVVILKYHLTFAGEVDALYHKLFCICLHFEQTDSNYERVSDVSVPCLIYDRKPCVVSLTLKPWRPYPTVLHASAIFTTEDGLSWHTQLDPIPIGFPDLFLPLPVPVHWSQGSREQLFHQLWKSLCPEESSQSATSLFCFEVGVRSLREVIESSFHKYLVSKQLNTESYKVLLFLPPQFYVLLKIKNSEDAASVSIITDNWKLLPFINSYIKCITDYSADRTQ; encoded by the coding sequence GTATTAATGCTAGGCCCCCTGCAGGAGCATCCAACTATCCTGTGCCCGTCCCCACAAGTGGGAGAGCAGACAGCAGTCTCTTTACTGGGCATCTTCTCTCGAACGGCTCACACGCCCAAATCTGTGAATCTCAAGTGCCACCTGATGCTATCCATCGCCACCGTATTAATATCCACCTCCTTTGTGAAGCAGGGGGTTAAAGTGGCTGAGGGCTTTCTAGATCTCTTGTTTCAGACAGCACAGGATACAAATGATCAAAAGCATGGTGGGATGTTTAGACCCTTGAGAGCCATAGCGTGTGATTGCCTTAGAGAAATGGAAACCTGCTGCCCAGGGCTGCTTTCCCATAAGCTGGAGGCTCTTTATTCCCTGAAGCAGCAGGAGATGACACCTTTGCACCAAGCATACACTCTCCTGTATGGAGTGGCCCTAAGGAACGCGGTGCATTGCCTGACTTTGCAGAAAGACGTGATGGATGGAGATCTAAAGAAGCTTTTAGCAAGCAATGAAGGGTTTGCCTGGAAGGCAACAGAAAAACCACTGGAGCTGGTTCAATTGACAACAATGAGTCAGATCCCTGTTCTTCCATCCAACGTGGAAACCAAAGAGTTGAAATCAGTTGTTTCCTTGCTTTTAGAGGAGTGCTATCTGCTCACCCCAGTGACGCAGGCCGCTTTGCTTCGTGAGCTGACTCAGGTGGTCTCCATGGTCCAGTCCTTGTCTCCGGCCATCTTCAAGTCTCAGCTTCTTCGTCTCTTTGGGACCGTGGAGATCTCCCTTCTGCACTCCACGCTGCAAATGAAAGGGACCTTCACAGATAGCCTCTTCACAGCCGAGGATGAGAACTTTCTTCTGAAGCGGCTGGTGGGCATGGCCCAGCACCCACTGCTGTCCACCCCACAGAAGCTATTTTATATTGAATGTATCCTCCACTTCCCAGAGAACCGTCCTATCTCCTCCAACGGGGAGGAGAGCTTGCCTGTGTTGGTGACCCCTCGAATGGTGGCCTCCCTTTTCCCCACCGTTTTTAATGACAGCAGCACCATGCTGTCCCGCTTAAACATCCTGAGTCTGGTCTACCTAGAAGATGACGAAGAGGAAGGAATCGGCTACATCTTTGACCACCTGATGGCTCTCCATAAAATTGTTGACCACCATGGCACCAGAGAAATGACCACCACCTTTTTCAGAGCAGTCTACATCTTTATGCAGAATTTCTACCTCAATGAAAAGTACACAACAGACTTGATAGAAAGTCTTTCTGAGCTCTACCGGAGGCACTACACCTTAGCCCCTAACCTGATCAACCTGGTGGACTCCACTCAGAGGCTTTTGGAGGACTCCAGCTGGCCCACTGACTTGCTCAAGGCCCTACAGATGTTGATTGTTGAGCTCCCTCTAGAGCATTTGATCCACCAAAACCTGTACTGGCACCTGAAGGTCTTAGGCAGGGTGGCCAAAGAGGAACAGGCTTCACAGAGGAGCACAGTGCGCTTCCTGCTCAATCTCCTCATTAACTCCAGCCTTTGTGGACTGGGAGACTGGCGGATTGGCAACGCTCTTCTCTCAGTTTGCCGAAACTTGCTTCAGCACCCTAACCTGGATCAGGTCTTCATCGAGTTGGCCGACCTTCTTCAATTCATGATGCACAACTTCGAGGACGTAGACATCCAAGATCATGCTCGCTTCTATTACACCCTGCTGACTAACCTTTCCAAGGAGAAGCTTTCAGGGGTCCTGAATATGGGAACAGGTGAGAGTCAAGCAAAAATCAGGTCCTTGTCATCTATCATGGCTGAAAGCGAAGAACTGTCCAGCTGTTTAACTGTCCATAGAACCAGGCAGCCAGTGCTGAAGCTTGTCAAACTTTCTGAAGATGGTATTAGTAAACCTGATCATTCGAGCAGTGGACCAGAGGACAGTACTCCTGATGTAGACCTGTTAAAGGTTTATCAAAACCAGTTCTTGAACCCTGAATTTGCCTCTGTGGTAATTTTGAAATATCATCTAACCTTTGCAGGTGAAGTTGATGCACTATACCATAAACTGTTTTGTATATGTTTGCATTTTGAGCAGACGGACTCTAATTACGAGCGAGTTAGCGATGTCAGTGTGCCATGCCTCATCTACGACAGGAAGCCTTGTGTGGTTTCCTTGACTCTCAAGCCTTGGAGGCCCTATCCCACGGTTCTTCATGCCAGTGCAATATTTACCACAGAGGATGGGCTTTCTTGGCACACCCAGCTGGATCCGATTCCTATAGGCTTCCCAGACTTGTTCCTGCCCCTCCCTGTGCCTGTTCACTGGTCTCAGGGTTCCAGAGAGCAGCTCTTTCACCAACTCTGGAAGTCCCTGTGTCCAGAAGAGTCCAGCCAGTCTGCCACAAGCTTATTTTGCTTTGAAGTAGGCGTGAGGTCTCTGAGGGAGGTGATCGAGTCCAGCTTTCATAAATACCTGGTTTCTAAGCAATTGAATACTGAATCTTACAAGGTTCTGCTATTCCTACCCCCTCAGTTTTATGTTTTGCTGAAGATCAAAAATTCAGAGGATGCAGCCAGTGTCAGTATCATAACTGACAACTGGAAGCTTTTGCCTTTTATAAATTCCTACATTAAGTGCATCACAGATTATAGTGCTGATCGTACACAATAA
- the LOC117432126 gene encoding AP-5 complex subunit beta-1 isoform X2, which translates to MAAPNPEGWPQRVAAFSCSPSHFLSSTTPEDFLSDLLQDLKDDKVSESTKVLMLGPLQEHPTILCPSPQVGEQTAVSLLGIFSRTAHTPKSVNLKCHLMLSIATVLISTSFVKQGVKVAEGFLDLLFQTAQDTNDQKHGGMFRPLRAIACDCLREMETCCPGLLSHKLEALYSLKQQEMTPLHQAYTLLYGVALRNAVHCLTLQKDVMDGDLKKLLASNEGFAWKATEKPLELVQLTTMSQIPVLPSNVETKELKSVVSLLLEECYLLTPVTQAALLRELTQVVSMVQSLSPAIFKSQLLRLFGTVEISLLHSTLQMKGTFTDSLFTAEDENFLLKRLVGMAQHPLLSTPQKLFYIECILHFPENRPISSNGEESLPVLVTPRMVASLFPTVFNDSSTMLSRLNILSLVYLEDDEEEGIGYIFDHLMALHKIVDHHGTREMTTTFFRAVYIFMQNFYLNEKYTTDLIESLSELYRRHYTLAPNLINLVDSTQRLLEDSSWPTDLLKALQMLIVELPLEHLIHQNLYWHLKVLGRVAKEEQASQRSTVRFLLNLLINSSLCGLGDWRIGNALLSVCRNLLQHPNLDQVFIELADLLQFMMHNFEDVDIQDHARFYYTLLTNLSKEKLSGVLNMGTGESQAKIRSLSSIMAESEELSSCLTVHRTRQPVLKLVKLSEDGISKPDHSSSGPEDSTPDVDLLKVYQNQFLNPEFASVVILKYHLTFAGEVDALYHKLFCICLHFEQTDSNYERVSDVSVPCLIYDRKPCVVSLTLKPWRPYPTVLHASAIFTTEDGLSWHTQLDPIPIGFPDLFLPLPVPVHWSQGSREQLFHQLWKSLCPEESSQSATSLFCFEVGVRSLREVIESSFHKYLVSKQLNTESYKVLLFLPPQFYVLLKIKNSEDAASVSIITDNWKLLPFINSYIKCITDYSADRTQ; encoded by the coding sequence GTATTAATGCTAGGCCCCCTGCAGGAGCATCCAACTATCCTGTGCCCGTCCCCACAAGTGGGAGAGCAGACAGCAGTCTCTTTACTGGGCATCTTCTCTCGAACGGCTCACACGCCCAAATCTGTGAATCTCAAGTGCCACCTGATGCTATCCATCGCCACCGTATTAATATCCACCTCCTTTGTGAAGCAGGGGGTTAAAGTGGCTGAGGGCTTTCTAGATCTCTTGTTTCAGACAGCACAGGATACAAATGATCAAAAGCATGGTGGGATGTTTAGACCCTTGAGAGCCATAGCGTGTGATTGCCTTAGAGAAATGGAAACCTGCTGCCCAGGGCTGCTTTCCCATAAGCTGGAGGCTCTTTATTCCCTGAAGCAGCAGGAGATGACACCTTTGCACCAAGCATACACTCTCCTGTATGGAGTGGCCCTAAGGAACGCGGTGCATTGCCTGACTTTGCAGAAAGACGTGATGGATGGAGATCTAAAGAAGCTTTTAGCAAGCAATGAAGGGTTTGCCTGGAAGGCAACAGAAAAACCACTGGAGCTGGTTCAATTGACAACAATGAGTCAGATCCCTGTTCTTCCATCCAACGTGGAAACCAAAGAGTTGAAATCAGTTGTTTCCTTGCTTTTAGAGGAGTGCTATCTGCTCACCCCAGTGACGCAGGCCGCTTTGCTTCGTGAGCTGACTCAGGTGGTCTCCATGGTCCAGTCCTTGTCTCCGGCCATCTTCAAGTCTCAGCTTCTTCGTCTCTTTGGGACCGTGGAGATCTCCCTTCTGCACTCCACGCTGCAAATGAAAGGGACCTTCACAGATAGCCTCTTCACAGCCGAGGATGAGAACTTTCTTCTGAAGCGGCTGGTGGGCATGGCCCAGCACCCACTGCTGTCCACCCCACAGAAGCTATTTTATATTGAATGTATCCTCCACTTCCCAGAGAACCGTCCTATCTCCTCCAACGGGGAGGAGAGCTTGCCTGTGTTGGTGACCCCTCGAATGGTGGCCTCCCTTTTCCCCACCGTTTTTAATGACAGCAGCACCATGCTGTCCCGCTTAAACATCCTGAGTCTGGTCTACCTAGAAGATGACGAAGAGGAAGGAATCGGCTACATCTTTGACCACCTGATGGCTCTCCATAAAATTGTTGACCACCATGGCACCAGAGAAATGACCACCACCTTTTTCAGAGCAGTCTACATCTTTATGCAGAATTTCTACCTCAATGAAAAGTACACAACAGACTTGATAGAAAGTCTTTCTGAGCTCTACCGGAGGCACTACACCTTAGCCCCTAACCTGATCAACCTGGTGGACTCCACTCAGAGGCTTTTGGAGGACTCCAGCTGGCCCACTGACTTGCTCAAGGCCCTACAGATGTTGATTGTTGAGCTCCCTCTAGAGCATTTGATCCACCAAAACCTGTACTGGCACCTGAAGGTCTTAGGCAGGGTGGCCAAAGAGGAACAGGCTTCACAGAGGAGCACAGTGCGCTTCCTGCTCAATCTCCTCATTAACTCCAGCCTTTGTGGACTGGGAGACTGGCGGATTGGCAACGCTCTTCTCTCAGTTTGCCGAAACTTGCTTCAGCACCCTAACCTGGATCAGGTCTTCATCGAGTTGGCCGACCTTCTTCAATTCATGATGCACAACTTCGAGGACGTAGACATCCAAGATCATGCTCGCTTCTATTACACCCTGCTGACTAACCTTTCCAAGGAGAAGCTTTCAGGGGTCCTGAATATGGGAACAGGTGAGAGTCAAGCAAAAATCAGGTCCTTGTCATCTATCATGGCTGAAAGCGAAGAACTGTCCAGCTGTTTAACTGTCCATAGAACCAGGCAGCCAGTGCTGAAGCTTGTCAAACTTTCTGAAGATGGTATTAGTAAACCTGATCATTCGAGCAGTGGACCAGAGGACAGTACTCCTGATGTAGACCTGTTAAAGGTTTATCAAAACCAGTTCTTGAACCCTGAATTTGCCTCTGTGGTAATTTTGAAATATCATCTAACCTTTGCAGGTGAAGTTGATGCACTATACCATAAACTGTTTTGTATATGTTTGCATTTTGAGCAGACGGACTCTAATTACGAGCGAGTTAGCGATGTCAGTGTGCCATGCCTCATCTACGACAGGAAGCCTTGTGTGGTTTCCTTGACTCTCAAGCCTTGGAGGCCCTATCCCACGGTTCTTCATGCCAGTGCAATATTTACCACAGAGGATGGGCTTTCTTGGCACACCCAGCTGGATCCGATTCCTATAGGCTTCCCAGACTTGTTCCTGCCCCTCCCTGTGCCTGTTCACTGGTCTCAGGGTTCCAGAGAGCAGCTCTTTCACCAACTCTGGAAGTCCCTGTGTCCAGAAGAGTCCAGCCAGTCTGCCACAAGCTTATTTTGCTTTGAAGTAGGCGTGAGGTCTCTGAGGGAGGTGATCGAGTCCAGCTTTCATAAATACCTGGTTTCTAAGCAATTGAATACTGAATCTTACAAGGTTCTGCTATTCCTACCCCCTCAGTTTTATGTTTTGCTGAAGATCAAAAATTCAGAGGATGCAGCCAGTGTCAGTATCATAACTGACAACTGGAAGCTTTTGCCTTTTATAAATTCCTACATTAAGTGCATCACAGATTATAGTGCTGATCGTACACAATAA
- the LOC117432041 gene encoding LOW QUALITY PROTEIN: uncharacterized protein C1orf50 homolog (The sequence of the model RefSeq protein was modified relative to this genomic sequence to represent the inferred CDS: inserted 2 bases in 1 codon; substituted 1 base at 1 genomic stop codon), whose amino-acid sequence MNMETDKDNNVTAPKKLTTRTTTVALVESNTNPSGLQLVSSYQTNRVGDPMDLVALAQQVQKADXFIRANASNRLTVIAEQIRYLQEQARKVLEDAKKDAELHHAACNVVKKPGNMYYLYMRESGQRYFSILYPKDWGSSCPHKFVGAYKLIXRDSEISILDKLLSQQIALPPCNEPNFQGLTQ is encoded by the exons ATGAACATGGAAACGGACAAGGACAACAACGTTACTGCACCAAAGAAGTTGACAACACGTACTACTACTG TTGCCCTGGTGGAGAGTAATACCAATCCCTCTGGTCTTCAGCTGGTGAGCTCTTACCAAACCAACCGGGTGGGGGACCCAATGGACCTGGTGGCACTGGCACAACAAGTGCAGAAG GCAGATTAATTTATTCGAGCCAATGCAAGCAACAGACTGACAGTAATAGCTGAACAAATTCGATACTTACAGGAGCAAGCTAGGAAG gttCTAGAAGATGCTAAGAAAGATGCTGAACTTCACCATGCTGCCTGCAATGTAGTCAAGAAGCCAGGAAACATGTATTATCTGTACATGCGGGAGTCCGGTCAACGATATTTCTCCATCCTCTACCCGAAG GATTGGGGTTCCAGCTGCCCGCACAAATTCGTTGGTGCTTATAAGCTTAT AAGGGACTCTGAGATCAGCATCCTAGACAAGCTGCTGAGCCAGCAGATAGCCCTGCCCCCCTGTAATGAGCCCAACTTCCAGGGGCTCACACAGTGA